The following proteins are co-located in the Triticum aestivum cultivar Chinese Spring chromosome 1A, IWGSC CS RefSeq v2.1, whole genome shotgun sequence genome:
- the LOC123055029 gene encoding 1-(5-phosphoribosyl)-5-[(5-phosphoribosylamino)methylideneamino] imidazole-4-carboxamide isomerase, chloroplastic, translated as MASRCAARLPHPPCAAPQHGWASSRVSARPAQSGASRGRAVACAVSFRPCIDIHKGKVKQIVGSTLRDASDDGTALVTNFESDKSPAEFANIYKEDGLVGGHVIMLGGDPASRSAALEALHAYPGGLQVGGGINLENAMSYLNEGASHVIVTSYVFSDGKMNIERLTQLVELVGKQRLILDLSCRKKDGRYAIVTDRWQKFSDVFVDGPTLERLAAYADEFLVHGVDVEGKRLGIDEELVELLGSHSPIPTTYAGGVSTMDDLERIKKAGKGRVDVTVGSALDIFGGDLPYDTVVRWHKEQNLVSQR; from the exons ATGGCGTCGAGGTGCGCGGCGAGGCTTCCGCACCCGCCGTGCGCGGCGCCGCAGCACGGTTGGGCGAGCTCGCGGGTCTCGGCACGCCCGGCGCAATCCGGCGCGTCAA GAGGGCGTGCCGTCGCGTGCGCCGTCAGCTTCAGGCCATGTATCGACATTCACAAG GGGAAAGTTAAACAGATTGTTGGCTCTACTCTCCGGGATGCATCGGATGATGGCACTGCACTGGTGACGAACTTTGAATCAGACAAGTCTCCAGCAGAATTTGCAAATATTTATAAAGAAGATGGACTTGTTGGTGGACATGTAATAATGCTTGGCGGAGACCCTGCAAGCCGTTCTGCTGCcctggaagcactgcatgcatatCCTG GTGGTTTGCAAGTTGGAGGTGGAATAAATTTGGAGAATGCAATGTCATACCTTAATGAAGGAGCAAGTCACGTGATTGTAACTTCT TATGTGTTTAGTGATGGCAAAATGAACATTGAAAGGCTAACGCAACTTGTCGAGCTTGTTGGGAAACAAAGGCTTATTTTGGACCTGAGTTGTCGGAAAAAG GATGGCAGATATGCCATTGTGACTGACAGATGGCAGAAGTTCAGTGATGTCTTTGTGGATGGGCCAACATTAGAACGTCTTGCTGCATATGCAGATGAGTTTTTGGTTCATGGAGTTGATGTGGAGGGCAAAAG GTTAGGAATTGACGAGGAACTTGTGGAACTATTGGGAAGCCATTCACCT ATCCCGACAACATATGCTGGGGGTGTGTCAACGATGGACGACCTGGAGAGGATCAAGAAAGCAGGGAAAGGTCGAGTCGATGTCACTGTCGGGAGTGCCCTAGACATATTCGGGGGAGATTTGCCCTACGATACTGTTGTCCGTTGGCACAAGGAGCAAAACCTGGTTAGCCAACGGTGA
- the LOC123055038 gene encoding DNA-directed RNA polymerase II subunit RPB7, with protein sequence MFFHIVLERNMQLHPRHFGPHLRDKLVAKLMKDVEGTCSGRHGFVVAITGVEDIGKGLIREGTGFVTFPVKYQCVVFRPFKGEILEAVVTMVNKMGFFAEAGPVQIFVSNHLIPDDMEFQSGDVPNYTTSDGSVKIQKESEVRLKIIGTRVDATEIFCIGTIKDDFLGVISDPGGAL encoded by the exons ATGTTCTTCCACATCGTGCTGGAGCGGAACATGCAGCTGCACCCGCGGCACTTCGGCCCGCACCTCCGCGACAAGCTCGTCGCCAAGCTCATGAAGGACGTCGAGGGCACCTGCAG CGGGCGGCACGGCTTCGTGGTGGCGATCACGGGGGTGGAGGACATCGGCAAGGGGCTCATCCGGGAGGGCACGGGCTTCGTCACGTTCCCCGTCAAGTACCAGTGCGTCGTCTTCCGCCCCTTCAAGGGCGAGATCCTCGAGGCCGTCGTCACCATGGTCAACAAG ATGGGGTTCTTCGCTGAGGCTGGGCCTGTGCAGATCTTTGTGTCAAACCAT TTGATTCCTGACGATATGGAGTTCCAATCTGGTGATGTGCCAAACTACACTACTTCGGATGGATCG GTGAAAATTCAAAAGGAAAGTGAGGTTCGTCTGAAGATTATAGGCACTCGTGTTGACGCAACAGAAATT TTTTGCATCGGCACGATAAAAGACGACTTTCTGGGCGTTATCAGTGATCCTGGTGGAGCGCTGTAA